Proteins co-encoded in one Thermoplasmata archaeon genomic window:
- a CDS encoding citrate/2-methylcitrate synthase: MPDPSVVQRGLEDVVALESRICFIDGKQGRLIYQGYDIRDLAARSNFEEVAYLLWYGRLPNAMQLSDLRRRFGELRTLPPAFVERVRSMPAEATPMDILRTSVSALALFEPEEGKPGASSIGGAQRLTAALPTILGEFHRRRAGLPPLRDRPELSQAAYLLYALTDREPTELEARAIDVALILHADHELNASTFAARVTASTLSDLYSAVTSAVGTLKGPLHGGANERVMELLDEIGTPDRAEAIVKERLARHERIMGFGHRVYKVEDPRATILRDWSRRIGEAKHDLHYFEILGHVEEVVHREKGLYPNVDLYSGSIYSLLGIPHDLFTPIFAASRVAGWTAHVLEEYQDLRLIRPTAKYVGAVDLVYVPVAERP; this comes from the coding sequence ATGCCGGATCCGTCGGTCGTCCAGCGGGGCCTCGAGGACGTCGTCGCGCTCGAGTCCCGGATCTGCTTCATCGATGGCAAGCAGGGGCGCCTGATCTACCAGGGCTACGACATCCGCGACCTCGCGGCGCGCTCGAACTTCGAGGAGGTCGCCTACCTGCTGTGGTACGGTCGCCTCCCGAACGCGATGCAGCTCTCCGACCTGCGGCGCCGATTCGGGGAGCTGCGGACGCTCCCGCCGGCGTTCGTCGAGCGGGTGCGCTCGATGCCGGCCGAGGCGACGCCGATGGACATCCTGCGCACGAGCGTGAGCGCCCTCGCGCTGTTCGAGCCCGAGGAGGGCAAGCCGGGGGCGAGCTCGATCGGCGGCGCCCAGCGCCTCACCGCGGCGCTCCCGACGATCCTCGGCGAGTTCCATCGGCGTCGGGCGGGCCTGCCGCCGCTCCGCGACCGCCCCGAGCTCTCCCAGGCGGCCTATCTCCTCTACGCGCTCACCGACCGCGAGCCGACCGAGCTCGAGGCCCGCGCGATCGACGTCGCGCTGATCCTGCACGCCGACCACGAGCTCAACGCCTCGACCTTCGCCGCCCGCGTGACGGCCTCGACGCTCTCGGACCTCTATAGCGCCGTCACGAGCGCGGTCGGCACGCTGAAGGGGCCGCTCCACGGCGGCGCCAACGAGCGCGTGATGGAGCTCCTGGACGAGATCGGCACGCCCGACCGGGCGGAAGCGATCGTGAAGGAACGCCTCGCCCGCCACGAACGGATCATGGGCTTCGGGCATCGCGTCTACAAGGTCGAGGACCCGCGTGCGACGATCCTGCGGGACTGGTCGCGGCGCATCGGCGAGGCGAAGCACGATCTGCACTACTTCGAGATCCTTGGGCACGTCGAGGAGGTCGTCCACCGTGAGAAGGGGCTGTACCCCAACGTCGACCTGTACTCGGGCTCGATCTACTCCTTGCTCGGCATCCCGCACGATCTGTTCACGCCGATCTTCGCGGCGAGCCGCGTCGCCGGCTGGACGGCCCACGTGCTCGAGGAGTACCAGGACCTGCGCCTCATCCGCCCGACCGCCAAGTACGTCGGCGCGGTCGACCTGGTCTACGTCCCGGTCGCCGAGCGTCCGTGA
- a CDS encoding MFS transporter has translation MATALRTWPSRLVARPWLLAFVPVNAATAGFGVVLPLLILIPLHGSWADVATAATVFNAAVILSSVAWGHLADRYPARRIFLVVTFGGYAVLYLLLSRIDSLPVLYAVYTAIGLVAPAGTSASNLLILERFGAAERATAYASFQEMSIVGSVIGLIIGYLWTVNNAALLSLVDVLAALAAASAIALWFGIREGEARATTRAVATHPESLASRLKVSASLHIAIPFFPRRPRLRPGALARFRLWAKEEIHHELPLLMAAMFLFNLGSNLYNISYTPYLVSVGLGVAAIFLVNFSNTLAQTLLYPLSGWLANRLGPDRLVRSSSYVRALGYLATAGFTFAAFLDPHAFVANFVVFGILGGAIAIYTTASSLILFRGLERRDAGGILGVNSALGGAAAVLGAGLSGVLAVYGSFRLVFLVAAGCLLVSIPLWSAAWVAYRARLRAASGPAVPVEGPAKVSPVRSEAPVAAKVP, from the coding sequence GCTGATCCTGATCCCGCTGCACGGCAGCTGGGCGGACGTCGCGACCGCGGCGACGGTGTTCAACGCGGCCGTGATCCTCTCCTCGGTCGCCTGGGGCCACCTCGCCGACCGCTACCCCGCCCGCCGGATCTTCCTGGTCGTGACGTTCGGCGGGTACGCGGTCCTCTACCTGCTCCTCAGCCGGATCGATTCGCTGCCGGTGCTCTATGCCGTGTACACGGCGATCGGGCTCGTGGCGCCCGCGGGCACGAGCGCTTCGAACCTCCTCATCCTGGAGCGCTTCGGGGCGGCCGAGCGCGCGACGGCGTACGCTTCGTTCCAGGAGATGAGCATCGTCGGTTCGGTCATCGGGCTCATCATCGGCTACCTGTGGACGGTCAACAATGCCGCGCTCCTCTCGCTCGTCGATGTGCTCGCCGCCCTCGCCGCGGCGAGCGCGATCGCCCTGTGGTTCGGCATCCGCGAAGGCGAGGCTCGGGCCACCACCCGGGCGGTCGCGACGCATCCGGAGAGCCTCGCCTCCCGTCTCAAGGTCTCCGCGTCGCTGCACATCGCGATCCCGTTCTTCCCCCGCCGCCCGCGGCTGCGCCCCGGCGCGCTCGCCCGCTTCCGCCTCTGGGCGAAGGAGGAGATCCACCACGAGCTGCCGCTGCTCATGGCCGCGATGTTCCTGTTCAACTTGGGTTCGAACCTCTACAACATCTCCTACACGCCGTACCTCGTCTCGGTCGGGCTCGGGGTCGCCGCGATCTTTCTCGTGAACTTCTCGAACACCCTCGCCCAGACCCTGCTCTACCCCCTCTCGGGATGGCTCGCCAACCGCCTCGGACCGGATCGCCTCGTCCGCTCGTCCAGCTACGTCCGGGCGCTCGGTTACCTCGCCACGGCCGGCTTCACGTTCGCCGCGTTCCTCGATCCGCACGCCTTCGTGGCCAACTTCGTCGTCTTCGGCATCCTCGGCGGCGCGATCGCGATCTACACAACGGCGAGCTCGCTCATCCTCTTCCGCGGGCTCGAGCGGCGCGACGCCGGGGGGATCCTCGGGGTCAACAGCGCGCTCGGGGGCGCGGCGGCCGTGCTCGGTGCCGGCCTCTCGGGGGTACTCGCCGTCTACGGAAGCTTCCGCCTCGTCTTCCTGGTCGCCGCCGGCTGTCTCTTGGTCTCGATCCCGCTCTGGTCGGCCGCCTGGGTCGCGTACCGGGCGCGCCTCCGCGCGGCCAGTGGGCCGGCGGTTCCCGTCGAGGGGCCGGCGAAGGTGTCACCGGTGCGCTCGGAGGCGCCGGTCGCCGCGAAAGTCCCTTAA